One segment of Scyliorhinus torazame isolate Kashiwa2021f chromosome 14, sScyTor2.1, whole genome shotgun sequence DNA contains the following:
- the LOC140390117 gene encoding uncharacterized protein — MCDKSFLFSSTLCKHQRLDTGENPFTCKMCDKTFFLLSTLHKHQRLHTGDKPFRCDVCDKSFTRSSRLSEHKHLHTGGKPFSCKMCDKSFPLSSYLRRHQRIHTGEKPFTCEVCDKSFIRSSSLSEHKRLHTGERPFRCDVCGKTFNRSDILLSHKRIHTGEKPFPCKICDKSFSQLWNLREHQRLHTGEKPFTCEVCDKSFTQSSHLRTHQRTHTEEKPFRCKVKLAHNAQEHSLTGGRIQYIKELTGQEGFTRKLFGLSNPTITNGGSEMGMSEDTQVFVGTSDGDRGELTAASKIPERADEEGREVNTSQQCGMATAVEEGEECQDEKMSDLEGSVGEFKLNIVVCVKEEACDDLAAVPEGGRSEPSRGEEAALGAEALLSPRAHGHQVPAVIEDNEEDLRPLEYLHQEHVQSTESYQATSNLLQQTLTEFKTNVSQNQQRNGEFVPHHLQRDREVLQKHLQRDNEILQQHLQRDNEILQQHLQRNSEILQHHLQRNNEILQQQNESLCQLLQRNFE; from the exons atgtgtgacaaatcattcttgtTTTCATCAACCCTCTGTAAACATCAACGCCTTGACACAGGGGAGAATCCCTTCACGTGCAAAATGTGTGATAAAACATTCTTTTTGTTATCGACCCTTCATAAACACCAACGCCTTCACACAGGGGATAAACCCTTCAGGTGTgacgtgtgtgacaaatcattcacacGGTCATCAAGGCTCAGTGAACACAAACATCTTCACACGGGTGGGAAACCCTTCAGTTGCAaaatgtgtgacaaatcattcccgTTGTCATCGTACCTCCGTCGGCATCAGCGCATTCACACGGGGGAGAAACCCTTCACGTGTGAGGTATGTGACAAATCATTCATACGGTCATCAAGCCTCAGTGAACACAAACgtcttcacacaggggagagacccttCAGATGTGATGTTTGTGGGAAGACTTTCAACCGAAGTGACATTCTTCTGTCACACAAgaggattcacacaggggagaaacccttccCATGCAAAatctgtgacaaatcattctcgcagTTATGGAATCTCCGTGAACATCAACgccttcacacaggggagaaaccattcacgtgtgaggtgtgtgacaaatcattcacacAGTCATCGCACCTCCgtacacaccaacgcactcacacagaGGAGAAACCTTTCCGATGTAAG GTAAAGCTGGCCCATAACGCCCAGGAGCACTCGTTGACTGGAGGGCGGATTCAGTACATCAAGGAGCTGACGGGACAGGAGGGGTTCACGAGGAAGCTGTTTGGCCTCTCCAACCCCACGATAACCAATGGCGGATCAGAAATGGGGATGAGTGAAG ATACACAGGTGTTCGTGGGCACATCAGATGGCGATAGAGGAGAGTTGACAGCAGCGTCCAAGATTCCTGAAAGGGCTGATGAGGAAGGAAGGGAGGTGAATACCTCACAGCAATGTGGCATGGCAACTGCAGTGGAGGAAGGAGAGGAGTGTCAGGACGAGAAGATGTCTGATTTGGAGGGTAGTGTTGGTGAGTTCAAGTTAAATATTGTGGTTTGTGTGAAGGAGGAGGCCTGTGATGATCTGGCTGCTGTGCCGGAGGGAGGGCGCTCAGAACCTTCCAGAGGTGAGGAAGCGGCTTTGGGAGCAGAAGCTCTGCTGTCTCCACGAGCACACGGACATCAGGTCCCTGCTGTTATTGAAGATAATGAAGAAGATCTGAGACCCCTTGAGTACTTACATCAAGAACACGTTCAAAGTACAGAAAGTTATCAGGCCACTTCTAACTTGCTTCAGCAAACTTTGACTGAATTTAAGACAAACGTTAGCCAGAATCAACAAAGAAATGGTGAGTTTGTTCCGCATCATCTACAAAGAGACCGTGAAGTTCTTCAGAAACATCTACAAAGAGACAATGAGATTCTTCAGCAACATCTACAAAGAGACAATGAAATTCTTCAACAGCATTTACAAAGAAACAGTGAGATTCTTCAGCATCATCTGCAAAGAAACAATGAGATTCTTCAGCAGCAGAATGAGAGTCTTTGTCAGCTTCTGCAAAGAAACTTTGAATGA
- the LOC140390123 gene encoding uncharacterized protein: MADKPYTCEVCDRAFTQKSVLVNHRRIHTGEKPFTCKVCHKSFSQLSTLRDHQRTHTGEKPFTCDVCDKSFSKAWNLRQHQHIHNVKKLFICEVCDKSFSKAWNLAKHQHIHTGQKRFKCEVCNKSFSQSSSLRVHQRCHTGEKPFKCEMCDKSFSQLPNLRTHQRSHTGEKPFMCEVCNKSFSNSCHLRTHQRIHRGEKPFGCEVCGKSFPRSSTLLDHQRTHTGEKPFTCGLCNKSFSRRTPLLIHQYIHTGEKPYTCEVCNKSFSDPSNLHVHRRSHTGEKPFTCKLCKKSFSNSSNLRAHQRIHTGEKPFTCEVCDKSFSYSAHLRVHQCIHVE, translated from the coding sequence ATGGCAGATAAACCTTACACATGTGAGGTTTGTGACCGAGCTTTCACACAGAAATCAGTGCTTGTGAAtcaccgacgcattcacactggggagaagccgttcacgtgCAAGGTGTGCCACAAATCATTCTCGCAGTTATCAACACTCCGAGACCACCAACGCACTCATaccggggagaaaccatttacATGTGATGTGTGTGATAAATCATTCTCGAAAGCTTGGAACCTTCGCCAGCACCAACACATTCACAATGTGAAGAAACTATTTATatgcgaggtgtgtgacaaatcgttCTCAAAAGCATGGAACCTCGCCaagcaccaacacattcacactgggCAGAAACGATTCAAGTGTGAAGTGTGCAACAAATCATTTTCACAGTCATCATCTCTCCGTGTGCACCAACGctgtcacacaggagagaaaccattcaaaTGCGagatgtgtgacaaatcattctcacagtTACCAAACCTCCGTACGCATCAACGAagccacacaggggagaagccattcatgtGCGAAGTctgcaacaaatccttctcaaattCTTGTCACCTTCGCACACATCAACGCATTCACAGAGGTGAGAAGCCATTTGGGTGCGAGGTGTGTGGCAAATCATTCCCACGGTCATCAACTCTACTTGACCACCAACGcacccacacaggggagaaaccattcacatgcgGGTTGTGCAACAAATCATTTTCACGGCGAACGCCCCTCCTCATACACCaatacattcacactggggagaaaccatacacctGCGAAGTGTGCAACAAGTCATTCTCGGATCCATCGAATCTCCACgtacatcgacgcagtcacacaggGGAAAAGCCATTCACGTGTAAATTGTGCAAGAAATCCTTCTCAAATTCTTCTAACCTCCGTGCACACCAACGGATTCACACAGGGGAAAAGCCATTCACATGTGAAGTGTGCGACAAATCCTTCTCCTATTCTGCTCACCTCCGCGTACATCAATGTATTCACGTAGAGTAG